In Pseudomonas lalkuanensis, the following are encoded in one genomic region:
- a CDS encoding GNAT family N-acetyltransferase, whose translation MSNQDLSHWQPRPAPAHTPLPGRFVRLEPLDAARHGDDLWHALQGPDPALWDYLPYGPFASREPFDAWLEGNAASRDPLFYTVVDLASGRALGVLSYLRITPKDGVIEIGHIAFGKAMQRTPGSTEAVWLLARHAFDDLGYRRLEWKCNANNARSMRAAERLGFSYEGLFRQHMIVKGQNRDTAWFSIIDGEWPKCREAFERWLSVDNFDGEGRQHQSLEGLRR comes from the coding sequence ATGAGCAACCAGGACCTGAGCCACTGGCAGCCACGCCCTGCCCCAGCCCACACACCGCTGCCGGGGCGCTTCGTGCGACTCGAGCCGCTGGACGCCGCGCGCCACGGCGATGACCTCTGGCACGCCCTGCAGGGTCCGGACCCGGCGCTGTGGGACTACCTGCCCTACGGCCCCTTCGCCAGCCGCGAGCCCTTCGACGCCTGGCTGGAGGGCAACGCCGCCAGCCGCGATCCGCTTTTCTATACGGTCGTTGACCTCGCCAGCGGTCGCGCCCTAGGCGTGCTCAGCTACCTGCGCATCACCCCGAAGGACGGCGTCATCGAGATCGGCCACATCGCCTTCGGCAAGGCCATGCAGCGCACGCCCGGCTCCACCGAAGCGGTGTGGCTGCTGGCCCGCCACGCCTTTGACGACCTCGGCTACCGCCGCCTGGAATGGAAGTGCAATGCCAACAACGCCCGCTCCATGCGCGCTGCCGAGCGCCTGGGCTTCAGCTATGAAGGGCTGTTCCGCCAGCACATGATCGTCAAGGGCCAGAACCGCGACACCGCCTGGTTCTCCATCATCGACGGCGAATGGCCGAAATGCCGGGAAGCCTTCGAGCGCTGGCTGTCTGTGGATAACTTCGATGGGGAGGGACGGCAGCACCAATCGCTGGAAGGGCTCAGGCGTTGA
- a CDS encoding GNAT family N-acetyltransferase yields MSAAPLEIRPLGTADHAAWLPLWQGYQRFYKTEIAAETSAVTWQRFLDPAEPMNAALAWRNGEAVGLVHYIYHRSCWTVGDYCYLQDLYVAEGVRGGGIGRQLIEHVYAAARAAGASRVHWLTHETNTDAMQLYDRIADRSGFVQYRKIL; encoded by the coding sequence ATGTCCGCCGCACCGCTTGAAATCCGCCCGCTCGGCACCGCCGACCACGCCGCCTGGCTGCCGCTCTGGCAGGGCTACCAGCGCTTCTACAAGACTGAAATCGCCGCCGAGACCAGCGCCGTCACCTGGCAGCGCTTCCTCGACCCGGCCGAGCCGATGAACGCCGCCCTGGCCTGGCGCAATGGCGAAGCCGTGGGCCTGGTGCACTACATCTATCACCGCAGCTGCTGGACGGTGGGCGACTACTGCTACCTGCAGGACCTGTACGTCGCAGAAGGCGTGCGCGGCGGCGGCATCGGCCGCCAGCTGATCGAACACGTCTACGCCGCGGCCCGCGCCGCCGGCGCCTCGCGGGTGCACTGGCTGACCCACGAAACCAACACCGACGCCATGCAGCTGTATGACCGCATCGCCGACCGTTCAGGCTTCGTCCAGTACCGCAAGATCCTCTGA
- a CDS encoding asparaginase has product MNAVKNLFVLYTGGTIGMLQTPEGLAPASGFEARMREQLDGQGVALDWHFQELLPLIDSANMRQTNWLAMRDAIVDAVERGHDGVLLLHGTDTLAYSAAALGFLMLGLPVPVVLTGAMLPAGSDGSDAWPNLLGAIRALQAGVAPGVHLFFNGELLHGARASKLRSEAFDAFAVLPRPRDGERAGRIPAGLDYRSPRQPVNLAVLPLFPGVAASHVEALLGSGVQGLLLECYGSGTGPSDDKALLDVLRAAHQRGVVLAAISQCPAGHMQAGVYAAGSQLLATGLVPAGGMTREAALGKLFALLGVGMRQEEVEQWFAVDLCGEMVD; this is encoded by the coding sequence ATGAATGCTGTGAAGAACCTTTTCGTGCTCTACACCGGCGGCACCATCGGCATGCTGCAGACTCCCGAAGGCCTGGCCCCGGCCAGCGGCTTCGAGGCACGCATGCGCGAGCAGCTGGACGGCCAGGGAGTGGCACTGGATTGGCACTTCCAGGAACTGCTGCCGCTGATCGATAGCGCCAACATGCGCCAGACCAACTGGCTGGCCATGCGCGATGCGATAGTCGACGCGGTGGAACGCGGTCACGACGGCGTGCTGCTGCTGCACGGCACCGACACCCTGGCCTACAGCGCGGCGGCCCTCGGTTTCCTGATGCTGGGCCTGCCGGTACCCGTGGTGCTGACCGGCGCCATGCTGCCGGCCGGTAGCGACGGCAGCGATGCCTGGCCGAACCTGCTGGGCGCCATCCGTGCGCTGCAGGCGGGAGTCGCACCCGGCGTGCATCTCTTCTTCAATGGCGAGCTGCTGCACGGCGCCCGCGCCAGCAAGCTGCGCTCGGAGGCCTTCGACGCCTTCGCCGTACTGCCGCGCCCACGAGACGGCGAGCGCGCCGGCCGGATTCCCGCCGGACTGGATTACCGCAGCCCGCGCCAGCCGGTGAACCTCGCGGTGCTGCCGCTCTTCCCCGGTGTGGCGGCGAGCCATGTGGAGGCACTGCTGGGCAGCGGCGTGCAGGGCCTCTTGCTGGAGTGCTACGGCAGCGGCACCGGCCCGTCCGACGACAAGGCGCTGCTCGACGTCCTGCGCGCCGCCCACCAGCGTGGCGTGGTGCTGGCCGCCATCAGCCAGTGCCCGGCCGGGCATATGCAGGCGGGCGTGTACGCCGCCGGCAGCCAGTTGCTGGCCACCGGCCTGGTGCCGGCCGGCGGCATGACCCGCGAGGCGGCGCTGGGCAAGCTGTTCGCCTTGCTCGGCGTCGGCATGCGCCAGGAAGAGGTGGAGCAGTGGTTCGCCGTGGACCTGTGTGGGGAGATGGTGGACTGA
- a CDS encoding alanine/glycine:cation symporter family protein, producing MLEVINDFLSGKVLIVLIVGLGTYFTLRSRFVQFRHFGHMFSVFKESIRGQAGQLSSFQALMLSLAGRVGAGNIAGVGLAVTLGGPGAVFWMWVTALVGMSSSFFECTLAQVYKRADGDGLYRGGPSYYIQHGLKLRWMALTFAVLLLVTYGFAFNGLQAFTVTHSLENAFGLPVQYTGIGLAVLLGLVFIGGIKRIASVSDLLVPVKTLAYIAVTCYVIISQIELVPDMLVTIVKSAFGLEPAFAGLLGSAIVMGVKRGVFANEAGLGSAPNVAAVAAVKHPAAQGVVQAFSVFLDTFVICTCTALLILLSGFYTPGFEGDGIVLTQNSLAAVVGEWGRVFISVALSLFVFTCILYNYYLGENALQFLAGRSRAALLTYRGLVLALICWGSMQNLGTVFAFADITMTCLAFVNLLALAMLIKVGLRVMRDYDEQRKAGINQPVFDSAKFADLDLDRDAWPANPAPSEDTIPVAHGLAQSHR from the coding sequence ATGCTTGAAGTGATCAACGACTTCCTCTCGGGGAAAGTGCTCATCGTGCTCATCGTCGGGCTCGGCACCTATTTCACCCTCCGCTCCCGCTTCGTCCAGTTCCGCCATTTCGGCCACATGTTCAGCGTGTTCAAGGAATCCATCCGTGGCCAGGCCGGCCAGCTGAGCTCCTTCCAGGCCCTGATGCTGAGCCTCGCCGGCCGCGTTGGCGCCGGTAACATCGCCGGTGTCGGCCTGGCCGTGACCCTCGGCGGTCCCGGCGCCGTGTTCTGGATGTGGGTCACCGCGCTGGTCGGCATGTCCAGCAGCTTCTTCGAGTGCACCCTGGCCCAGGTCTACAAGCGCGCCGATGGCGACGGCCTGTACCGCGGCGGCCCGTCCTACTACATCCAGCATGGCCTGAAGCTGCGCTGGATGGCGCTGACCTTCGCCGTGCTGCTGCTGGTGACCTACGGCTTCGCCTTCAACGGCCTGCAGGCCTTCACCGTGACCCACTCCCTGGAAAACGCCTTCGGTCTGCCGGTGCAGTACACCGGTATCGGCCTGGCCGTGCTCCTGGGCCTGGTGTTCATCGGCGGCATCAAGCGCATCGCCTCGGTGTCCGACCTGCTGGTACCGGTCAAGACCCTGGCCTACATCGCCGTCACCTGCTACGTGATCATTTCCCAGATCGAGCTGGTGCCGGACATGCTGGTCACCATCGTGAAGAGCGCCTTCGGCCTTGAGCCGGCCTTCGCCGGCCTGCTGGGCAGCGCCATCGTAATGGGCGTGAAGCGCGGCGTGTTCGCCAACGAAGCGGGCCTGGGCAGCGCGCCCAACGTCGCCGCCGTGGCTGCCGTGAAGCACCCGGCCGCCCAGGGCGTGGTGCAGGCGTTCAGCGTGTTCCTCGACACCTTCGTGATCTGCACCTGCACCGCGCTGCTGATCCTGCTGTCCGGCTTCTATACCCCGGGCTTCGAAGGCGACGGCATCGTGCTGACCCAGAACTCCCTGGCCGCCGTGGTCGGTGAGTGGGGCCGCGTGTTCATCAGCGTCGCGCTGAGCCTCTTCGTCTTCACCTGCATCCTGTACAACTACTACCTCGGCGAGAACGCCCTGCAGTTCCTGGCCGGCCGCAGCCGCGCCGCCCTGCTGACCTACCGTGGCCTGGTGCTGGCACTGATCTGCTGGGGCTCCATGCAGAACCTGGGCACCGTGTTCGCCTTCGCCGACATCACCATGACCTGCCTCGCCTTCGTCAACCTGCTGGCCCTGGCCATGCTGATCAAGGTCGGCCTGCGGGTGATGCGCGACTACGACGAGCAACGCAAGGCGGGCATCAACCAGCCGGTGTTCGATTCCGCCAAGTTCGCTGACCTGGACCTGGACCGCGACGCCTGGCCGGCCAACCCGGCGCCGAGCGAGGACACCATCCCCGTCGCTCACGGCCTGGCGCAAAGCCACCGCTGA
- a CDS encoding EAL domain-containing protein yields MPLRPIRDVPPAPPAGKPIFLSAWLAEVRRQPILDRQECIIGFENLARFDGTGKLAIYRMSDDLLHSVTRELLLGLRMRCLLDTHYHRQLNDQRGGQAMVRHFVNVEKRSLARPAMVDELIESAADLLSTGAELVVEVTERPLEVPEDFKAYMNGLIRLRQEGVQVALDDYDIHAPIHWELDLGLCDVVKLDLFDLGIAWRGDEAFMSDHFARLMERLYQFIHRYPVELVAEKVETDWQYEVAKGLPFKLFQGYRLGRPERV; encoded by the coding sequence ATGCCCCTTCGCCCCATACGCGACGTTCCGCCCGCGCCGCCTGCCGGCAAGCCCATATTCCTCTCGGCCTGGCTGGCCGAGGTTCGGCGGCAGCCAATCCTGGATCGACAGGAATGCATCATCGGCTTCGAGAACCTGGCGCGCTTCGACGGCACCGGCAAGCTGGCCATCTACAGGATGTCCGACGACCTCCTGCACAGCGTCACCCGGGAGCTGCTGCTGGGGCTGCGCATGCGTTGCCTGCTCGACACCCATTACCACCGCCAGCTGAACGACCAGCGTGGCGGGCAGGCGATGGTGCGGCACTTCGTCAATGTCGAGAAACGCAGCCTGGCCAGGCCGGCGATGGTCGACGAACTGATCGAAAGCGCTGCCGACCTGCTCAGTACCGGTGCCGAGCTGGTGGTCGAGGTCACCGAGCGGCCGCTGGAAGTCCCCGAAGATTTCAAGGCCTACATGAACGGGCTGATCCGCCTCCGGCAGGAGGGCGTGCAGGTCGCCCTCGACGACTACGACATCCATGCCCCCATCCACTGGGAGCTCGACCTGGGCCTGTGCGATGTGGTGAAGCTCGATCTCTTCGACCTCGGCATCGCCTGGCGCGGTGACGAGGCCTTCATGTCGGACCACTTCGCCCGTCTCATGGAACGGCTCTACCAGTTCATCCACCGTTATCCCGTGGAGCTGGTCGCCGAAAAGGTCGAGACCGACTGGCAGTACGAGGTGGCCAAGGGCCTTCCGTTCAAGCTGTTCCAGGGCTACCGGCTTGGCCGACCGGAGCGGGTCTGA
- a CDS encoding transglycosylase SLT domain-containing protein, giving the protein MLLIVLLLAGCATAPPRAPDDLCAIFREYPDWYEDAREMEQRWGTPIQVAMAFIDQESSYRHDARPPRHYVLGFIPWGRVTSAYGYAQALDGTWDDYERATGDDGSRSDFDDATDFIGWYTDASSRHLGLSKWDAYNQYLAYHEGRGGFRRGSYRQKPWLTQVARKVERQSATYGRQLQHCRAELEEGRGWWPF; this is encoded by the coding sequence ATTCTGCTGATCGTTCTGCTGCTCGCGGGCTGTGCCACGGCGCCGCCGCGCGCGCCGGACGACCTGTGCGCGATCTTCCGCGAATACCCCGACTGGTACGAGGACGCGCGGGAAATGGAGCAGCGCTGGGGCACACCCATTCAGGTGGCGATGGCCTTCATCGACCAGGAAAGCAGCTATCGGCATGATGCCCGCCCGCCGCGCCATTACGTCCTGGGGTTCATTCCCTGGGGACGGGTCACCTCCGCCTACGGCTACGCCCAGGCGCTGGACGGCACCTGGGACGATTACGAGCGGGCGACAGGGGACGACGGTTCACGGAGCGATTTCGACGATGCCACCGACTTCATCGGCTGGTACACCGACGCCAGCAGCCGCCACCTGGGGCTCTCGAAGTGGGACGCCTACAACCAGTACCTGGCCTATCACGAGGGGCGGGGCGGATTCCGGCGCGGCAGCTACCGCCAGAAGCCCTGGCTGACGCAGGTGGCGCGCAAGGTCGAGCGTCAGTCCGCTACCTATGGCAGGCAATTGCAGCATTGCCGCGCGGAGCTGGAAGAGGGGCGGGGCTGGTGGCCGTTCTGA
- the pdxR gene encoding MocR-like pyridoxine biosynthesis transcription factor PdxR, whose product MSAAPPLPVDLSGIRLDPGQGLSRQLYQALRERILDGRLVSRTRLPATRDLAALLGISRNTVTRAFDQLYAEGYVEGRVGDGTYVAELSTARPVPQPPAGPAPGPALQRLQEHHLPPPVTGAPRAFRIGVPAFDLFPFETWARLQARFWRKPSPARLGYGDPAGDWSLRELVAAYLRSSRGLSCDPAQVVITCGAQQAISLCAQLLVQPGDRVAIENPGYRAAGHAFAVAGAELCGVPVDNDGLDCAALARLEDCRLAYVTPSHQYPTGVTLSLARRLELLEWAERRDGWIVEDDYDGEYRYSGTPLAPLAALDRQGRVIYVGTFCKITFPALRLGYLVLPPALAESFARRRALDMRHSEIGTQAVMAEFIAAGHFQRHVRRMRLAARARRDALLRDWPEAIPGCAPMPPVDAGLHLCVRVDGLARERELVNSARTAGVELNGLSEYWLENSPEPVDNRAGLVLGFAAVPEAQIAEAISTLRKAWHL is encoded by the coding sequence ATGTCTGCCGCGCCACCGCTTCCCGTCGACCTTTCCGGCATTCGCCTGGACCCCGGCCAGGGGCTGTCGCGCCAGCTCTACCAGGCCCTGCGCGAACGCATCCTCGACGGCCGCCTGGTCAGTCGCACGCGCCTGCCGGCGACCCGCGACCTGGCGGCGCTGCTGGGGATTTCCCGCAACACCGTGACCCGCGCCTTCGACCAGCTCTACGCCGAAGGCTATGTGGAAGGCCGGGTGGGTGACGGCACCTATGTAGCCGAGTTATCCACAGCGCGCCCCGTACCCCAGCCACCGGCGGGGCCTGCGCCCGGCCCAGCGTTGCAGCGCTTGCAGGAGCACCACTTGCCGCCGCCGGTCACGGGCGCGCCAAGGGCGTTCCGCATCGGCGTGCCGGCCTTCGATCTGTTCCCCTTCGAAACCTGGGCGCGCCTGCAGGCGCGCTTCTGGCGCAAACCCTCGCCGGCGCGCCTGGGCTACGGCGACCCGGCGGGGGACTGGAGCCTGCGCGAGCTGGTGGCCGCCTACCTGCGTAGCAGTCGTGGGCTGTCCTGCGACCCGGCGCAGGTGGTGATCACTTGCGGCGCCCAGCAGGCCATCAGTCTCTGCGCCCAGTTGCTGGTGCAACCCGGCGACCGCGTGGCCATCGAGAACCCGGGCTATCGCGCGGCCGGCCATGCCTTCGCCGTGGCCGGTGCCGAACTGTGCGGCGTGCCTGTGGATAACGATGGCCTGGACTGCGCTGCGCTGGCGCGGCTGGAGGATTGCCGGCTGGCCTACGTCACCCCTTCGCACCAGTACCCCACGGGGGTGACCCTGTCCCTGGCGCGGCGCCTGGAACTGCTGGAGTGGGCCGAACGCCGCGACGGCTGGATAGTCGAGGACGACTATGACGGCGAGTACCGCTACAGCGGAACCCCGCTGGCGCCCCTGGCCGCGCTGGATCGGCAGGGGCGGGTGATCTACGTCGGTACCTTCTGCAAGATCACCTTTCCGGCGCTGCGCCTGGGCTACCTGGTGCTGCCGCCGGCCCTGGCCGAATCTTTCGCCCGGCGCCGCGCGCTGGATATGCGTCACTCGGAGATCGGCACCCAGGCGGTGATGGCCGAGTTCATCGCCGCCGGGCATTTCCAGCGCCATGTGCGGCGGATGCGCCTGGCCGCCCGCGCCCGCCGCGATGCGCTGCTGCGTGACTGGCCCGAAGCCATTCCCGGCTGCGCGCCCATGCCGCCGGTGGATGCCGGCCTGCACCTGTGCGTGCGGGTGGACGGCCTGGCCCGCGAGCGGGAACTGGTGAACAGCGCCCGAACGGCCGGCGTGGAGCTGAATGGCCTCAGCGAATACTGGCTGGAAAACAGCCCGGAGCCTGTGGATAACCGCGCCGGGCTGGTGCTGGGTTTCGCCGCCGTGCCGGAAGCGCAGATCGCCGAGGCGATCAGTACCCTCCGCAAGGCGTGGCACCTGTAG
- a CDS encoding helix-turn-helix domain-containing protein, producing the protein MSDNLGENLKLLCSHYRSISEVCRKLAINRAQFNKYLSGQSHPTAYNLKRIGDFFGVEDYELALPTEQFARLIGVRQSESLARANDPLLSLLQPLREHSGNLSRYCGYYFEYSNCMSVPGTVLLSLVHLWEEDGNFLFERQERQERSSSPDVGAEDWVRCRYLGAAFQLQDRLFLVDYESLTLNEMSQTILIPSYKSRITRLNGLKTGVSSGDRRNPACTRVVWEFLGPEINRVAAYRQVKLYRPDDPRIDDDVRQRLDVAPLKNGLFEIE; encoded by the coding sequence GTGTCGGACAATCTGGGCGAAAACCTCAAGCTACTGTGCAGCCACTACCGCTCTATCTCGGAGGTTTGCCGCAAGCTGGCGATCAACCGCGCCCAGTTCAACAAGTACCTGAGCGGGCAGAGCCACCCGACCGCCTACAACCTCAAGCGCATCGGTGATTTTTTCGGCGTCGAGGACTACGAACTGGCCCTGCCCACCGAGCAGTTCGCCCGGCTGATCGGCGTCCGCCAGTCGGAAAGTCTCGCCCGCGCCAACGACCCGCTGCTCAGCCTGCTGCAGCCCTTGCGCGAGCATTCCGGCAACCTGTCGCGCTACTGCGGCTACTACTTCGAATACTCCAACTGCATGTCCGTGCCGGGCACGGTGCTGCTGTCGCTGGTGCACCTGTGGGAGGAGGACGGCAACTTCCTCTTCGAGCGGCAGGAGCGTCAGGAGCGATCCAGCAGCCCGGACGTGGGGGCCGAGGACTGGGTGCGCTGCCGCTACCTGGGCGCGGCGTTCCAGCTGCAGGATCGCCTGTTCCTGGTGGACTACGAGTCGCTCACCCTCAACGAGATGAGCCAGACCATCCTCATTCCCAGCTACAAGAGCCGCATCACCCGCCTCAATGGCCTGAAGACCGGCGTTTCCAGCGGCGACCGGCGCAATCCGGCCTGCACCCGCGTGGTCTGGGAATTCCTCGGCCCGGAGATCAACCGAGTAGCCGCCTACCGCCAGGTGAAGCTCTACCGCCCCGACGATCCGCGCATCGACGACGATGTGCGCCAGCGCCTGGATGTGGCGCCACTCAAGAACGGGCTGTTCGAGATCGAGTGA
- the aspA gene encoding aspartate ammonia-lyase — protein MSSAASFRIEKDLLGTLEVPADAYYGIQTLRAVHNFRLSGVPLAHYPKLVIALAMVKQAAADANKQLGHLSADKHAAISEACARLIRGDFHDQFVVDMIQGGAGTSTNMNANEVIANIALEAMGKQKGEYKYLHPNNDVNMAQSTNDAYPTAIRLGLLLGHDALLASLDSLIQAFAAKAKEFAGVLKMGRTQLQDAVPMTLGQEFQAFATTLGEDLDRLRRLAPELLTEVNLGGTAIGTGINADPGYQKLAVERLAAISGHPVVPAADLIEATSDMGAFVLFSGMLKRTAVKLSKICNDLRLLSSGPRTGINEINLPPRQPGSSIMPGKVNPVIPEAVNQVAFEVIGNDLALTLAAEGGQLQLNVMEPLIAYKIFDSIRLLQRAMDMLREHCINGITANVEHCRRLMENSIGLITALNPYIGYENATRIAKEALESGRGVLELVREEKLLDESMLADILRPENMIAPRLVPLKG, from the coding sequence ATGTCCTCCGCTGCATCCTTCCGCATCGAAAAAGACCTGCTCGGCACCCTCGAAGTACCCGCTGACGCTTACTACGGCATCCAGACCCTGCGCGCGGTCCACAACTTCCGCCTGTCCGGCGTACCGCTGGCACACTACCCGAAGCTGGTCATCGCCCTGGCCATGGTCAAGCAGGCCGCCGCCGATGCCAACAAGCAGCTCGGTCACCTCAGCGCCGACAAGCACGCCGCCATCAGCGAAGCCTGTGCACGCCTGATCCGCGGTGACTTCCACGACCAGTTCGTGGTGGACATGATCCAGGGTGGCGCCGGCACCTCCACCAACATGAACGCCAACGAGGTGATCGCCAACATCGCCCTCGAGGCCATGGGCAAGCAGAAGGGTGAGTACAAGTACCTGCACCCGAACAACGACGTGAACATGGCGCAGTCGACCAACGACGCCTACCCAACCGCCATTCGTCTCGGCCTGCTGCTGGGCCACGACGCCCTGCTGGCCAGCCTCGACAGCCTGATCCAGGCCTTCGCCGCCAAGGCCAAGGAGTTCGCCGGCGTACTGAAGATGGGCCGCACCCAGCTGCAGGACGCCGTGCCGATGACCCTCGGCCAGGAATTCCAGGCCTTCGCCACCACCCTGGGCGAAGACCTCGACCGCCTGCGTCGCCTGGCGCCGGAGCTGCTGACCGAAGTGAACCTCGGCGGCACCGCCATCGGCACCGGCATCAACGCCGACCCGGGCTATCAGAAGCTGGCCGTCGAGCGCCTGGCAGCCATCAGCGGCCACCCGGTCGTTCCGGCCGCCGACCTGATCGAAGCCACCTCGGACATGGGCGCCTTCGTGCTGTTCTCCGGCATGCTCAAGCGCACCGCGGTCAAGCTGTCGAAGATCTGCAACGACCTGCGCCTGCTCTCCAGCGGTCCACGTACCGGCATCAACGAGATCAACCTGCCGCCGCGCCAGCCGGGCAGCTCGATCATGCCGGGCAAGGTCAACCCGGTTATCCCGGAAGCCGTCAACCAGGTGGCCTTCGAAGTCATCGGCAACGACCTGGCCCTGACCCTGGCAGCCGAAGGCGGCCAGCTGCAGCTGAACGTGATGGAGCCGCTGATCGCCTACAAGATCTTCGACTCGATCCGCCTGCTCCAGCGCGCCATGGACATGCTGCGCGAGCACTGCATCAATGGCATCACCGCCAACGTCGAGCATTGCCGCCGCCTGATGGAAAACTCCATCGGCCTGATCACCGCGCTGAACCCTTACATCGGTTACGAGAACGCCACCCGCATCGCCAAGGAAGCCCTGGAAAGTGGCCGCGGCGTGCTGGAACTGGTGCGTGAAGAGAAGCTGCTGGACGAGTCCATGCTGGCCGACATCCTCCGCCCGGAAAACATGATCGCCCCGCGCCTCGTGCCGCTGAAAGGCTGA
- a CDS encoding FMN-binding negative transcriptional regulator yields MYVPSAFRQNDLAQLHAQMQASGLAVLTSAGSQGLLASHLPLVLEPGEGEYGTLYGHFARANPHWRDLADGTETLVVFAGPDAYVTPTWYPAKAEHGKVVPTWNYIAVHAWGQAEVFDDPERLLQVVSRLSGRHEAGRPQPWAVSDAPREYLDSMLRAIVGFALPIRRLEGKWKLGQNRSVADQAGVREGLAASANPRDRELAERMSLID; encoded by the coding sequence ATGTACGTCCCCTCCGCCTTCCGCCAGAACGACCTCGCCCAGCTCCATGCACAGATGCAGGCCTCCGGCCTCGCCGTGCTGACCAGCGCCGGCAGCCAGGGCCTGCTGGCCAGCCACCTGCCGCTGGTGCTGGAGCCCGGTGAGGGGGAATACGGCACGCTTTATGGCCACTTCGCCCGCGCCAATCCGCACTGGCGCGACCTCGCTGACGGCACCGAAACGCTGGTGGTATTCGCCGGCCCCGATGCCTACGTCACGCCCACCTGGTATCCGGCCAAGGCGGAGCACGGCAAGGTCGTGCCCACCTGGAACTACATCGCCGTGCATGCCTGGGGCCAGGCCGAGGTCTTCGACGATCCCGAGCGCCTGCTGCAGGTGGTCAGCCGCCTCAGCGGCCGCCACGAAGCCGGTCGACCGCAACCCTGGGCGGTGAGTGATGCGCCCCGCGAATACCTGGATAGCATGCTCCGCGCCATCGTCGGCTTCGCCCTGCCCATTCGCCGCCTGGAAGGCAAATGGAAGCTCGGCCAGAACCGCTCCGTCGCCGACCAGGCCGGCGTTCGCGAGGGCCTGGCCGCATCCGCCAACCCGCGCGACCGCGAACTGGCCGAGCGGATGTCACTGATCGACTGA